The proteins below are encoded in one region of Flavobacterium nackdongense:
- a CDS encoding zinc metallopeptidase: protein MGMGYMILAGMIMLASWLVSSRLKSKFEEYSKLHLQNGMSGAEIAEKMLADNGIRDVRVISTPGQLTDHYNPVDKTVNLSEAVYNQRNAAAAAVAAHECGHAVQHAVGYQWLTMRSQLVPIVNVASSYMQWILLAGILMIKTFPSLLLIGIVIFAATTLFSIVTLPVEYDASNRALAWLENKRMLTQQEQAGAKDALKWAARTYVVAALGSIATLLYYISIYMGGRRE from the coding sequence ATGGGAATGGGATATATGATTTTGGCGGGTATGATAATGCTCGCCAGTTGGTTAGTAAGCTCAAGATTAAAAAGCAAATTCGAGGAATATTCGAAACTGCATTTGCAAAACGGAATGAGTGGTGCCGAAATTGCCGAGAAAATGCTTGCCGATAATGGGATTCGAGACGTAAGAGTAATTTCTACTCCGGGGCAATTGACCGACCATTACAATCCAGTGGATAAAACGGTGAATTTAAGCGAGGCAGTGTACAATCAAAGAAATGCTGCGGCCGCCGCTGTTGCTGCTCACGAATGTGGACATGCGGTGCAGCACGCTGTGGGTTATCAATGGCTAACGATGCGTTCGCAATTGGTGCCCATTGTGAATGTGGCTTCCTCTTATATGCAATGGATTTTACTAGCAGGAATCTTGATGATTAAAACATTTCCTTCGCTTTTGTTGATAGGAATCGTGATTTTTGCTGCCACGACTTTGTTTTCCATCGTGACTTTGCCGGTAGAATATGATGCAAGTAATCGTGCGTTGGCTTGGTTGGAAAACAAAAGAATGTTGACGCAACAAGAACAGGCTGGGGCAAAAGATGCTTTGAAATGGGCTGCTAGAACCTATGTCGTGGCTGCTTTGGGCTCGATTGCAACCTTGTTGTATTACATTTCTATTTATATGGGAGGCAGAAGAGAATAG
- a CDS encoding dihydroorotase, with protein MNKVLIKNAKIVNEGTIFEGDVLIENDLIVEIAETISAKSSSCKIIDAEGNFLIPGAIDDQVHFREPGLTHKGDIESESKAAVAGGITSFIEQPNTVPNAVTQEILEEKYQIAASKSYANYSFMMGATNDNLDEVLKTNPRNVAGIKIFLGSSTGNMLVDNEEVLEKIFSSTPLLIAVHCEDETTIKNNLEKFKTEFGDDIPVTAHHLIRSEEACYLSSSKAIDLAKKTGARLHVFHLSTAKEMELFTNKIPLEEKKITAEVCIHHLWFTNDDYATKGNFIKWNPAVKTANDRKVLWEALNDGRIDVIATDHAPHTLEEKKQSYLKAPSGGPLVQHAVVAMFEAYHQGKISVEKIVEKMCHNPAKIFKIEKRGFIKEGYYADLVIVNSGLPWSVKKENILAKCGWSPFEGFTFKSRITHTFVNGELVYSPFKVKDIRAGKRLLFNR; from the coding sequence ATGAATAAGGTTTTAATCAAAAATGCAAAAATAGTCAACGAAGGAACTATTTTTGAAGGAGATGTTTTAATAGAAAATGATCTAATTGTTGAAATTGCGGAGACCATAAGTGCAAAGTCTTCCTCTTGCAAAATTATTGATGCCGAAGGAAATTTTCTCATTCCTGGCGCGATTGATGATCAAGTACATTTTAGAGAACCCGGATTGACACACAAAGGCGATATCGAATCCGAATCGAAAGCGGCTGTCGCTGGCGGAATTACCTCCTTTATCGAGCAGCCTAACACAGTCCCGAATGCTGTGACCCAGGAAATTTTAGAGGAAAAATATCAAATTGCTGCCTCAAAATCCTATGCGAATTATTCGTTTATGATGGGTGCTACCAATGATAATCTCGATGAAGTTTTAAAAACAAATCCAAGAAATGTTGCCGGAATCAAGATATTTTTAGGTTCGTCAACCGGAAATATGTTGGTTGATAATGAAGAGGTTTTAGAAAAGATTTTTTCAAGTACCCCCTTGCTTATTGCGGTGCATTGTGAGGATGAAACCACGATAAAAAACAATTTAGAAAAATTCAAAACCGAGTTTGGCGACGATATTCCTGTAACAGCGCATCATCTCATTCGAAGCGAAGAAGCTTGTTATCTTTCGTCATCCAAAGCGATTGATTTGGCCAAAAAAACAGGTGCTAGATTGCACGTATTCCACCTGTCTACGGCAAAAGAAATGGAGCTTTTTACCAATAAAATCCCCTTGGAAGAGAAAAAAATTACCGCCGAAGTTTGTATTCATCATTTGTGGTTCACCAATGATGATTACGCAACCAAAGGCAATTTTATCAAATGGAATCCAGCTGTAAAAACCGCCAATGACCGCAAAGTGCTATGGGAAGCTTTGAATGATGGAAGGATTGATGTAATCGCTACAGACCACGCGCCACACACCCTCGAGGAAAAAAAACAATCTTATTTGAAAGCCCCTTCAGGCGGGCCGCTCGTGCAACATGCCGTTGTAGCCATGTTTGAAGCCTATCATCAAGGAAAAATCAGCGTTGAGAAAATTGTAGAAAAAATGTGTCATAATCCGGCAAAGATTTTCAAAATCGAAAAACGTGGTTTCATCAAAGAAGGCTATTATGCCGATTTGGTTATTGTAAATTCTGGTTTGCCGTGGAGTGTCAAGAAAGAGAATATTTTAGCAAAATGTGGTTGGTCTCCTTTCGAAGGGTTTACTTTCAAATCTCGAATTACCCACACTTTTGTCAATGGAGAATTAGTTTATTCTCCTTTCAAAGTGAAAGATATTCGTGCCGGAAAGCGATTATTATTTAATCGATAA
- a CDS encoding uroporphyrinogen-III synthase, producing the protein MKVKTILVSQPEPKVENSPYFELQNKHKVKVDFRPFIHVEGVSAKEIRLQKIDLNNFTAIILTSKNSVDHFFRVADEMRYKVPEGLKYFCQSEAIAFYLQKYVVYRKRKIYVGPKDFADLSPLIKKYKDEKFLLPASDQLNPDAPITLNNLKVDWTQATFYKTVISDLSDLADVYYDVLAFFSPTGIKSLFTNFPDFEQNNTRIAVFGSTTQKAALEKGLRIDILAPTPDTPSMTMALEKYISEANKGK; encoded by the coding sequence ATGAAAGTAAAAACAATTTTGGTGTCACAGCCTGAGCCCAAAGTAGAAAATTCCCCTTACTTTGAACTCCAAAATAAGCATAAAGTTAAAGTTGACTTCAGACCTTTTATCCACGTTGAAGGGGTCAGTGCCAAAGAAATTAGACTTCAAAAAATTGATCTTAATAATTTTACTGCGATCATCCTAACAAGCAAAAACTCTGTTGATCACTTTTTTAGAGTGGCTGACGAAATGCGTTACAAAGTGCCTGAAGGTCTGAAATATTTTTGTCAATCGGAAGCTATCGCATTTTACTTGCAAAAATATGTAGTGTATCGCAAGCGAAAAATTTACGTAGGTCCTAAAGATTTTGCCGATTTATCGCCGCTGATTAAAAAATATAAAGACGAAAAATTTTTATTGCCCGCTTCAGATCAACTCAACCCTGATGCGCCAATAACATTAAACAACCTTAAAGTAGATTGGACTCAAGCAACTTTTTACAAAACAGTTATTAGTGATTTGTCAGACTTGGCCGATGTTTATTACGATGTATTAGCCTTTTTTAGTCCAACCGGAATTAAATCATTGTTTACTAATTTTCCTGATTTCGAACAAAACAATACCCGAATAGCCGTTTTTGGAAGTACAACTCAGAAAGCAGCTTTAGAGAAAGGTCTACGAATTGACATTCTCGCTCCAACTCCCGACACTCCTTCGATGACGATGGCGTTAGAAAAATACATTTCAGAAGCTAATAAAGGGAAATAA
- a CDS encoding DUF4296 domain-containing protein produces the protein MKKIVPFFILLILLIGCEKELVKEPKNLIPKEKMVDIMYDLSLLDGMKVQDPTLVDSLKISTNQYLYKKYKIDSVQFAQSNIYYAADYKAYEKMYNQVKARIDKNKLEITALVKAKAKKDSLAAVRKKKLQLKKEADSIKKAKKDLKVKKEVDSLKKSKTSQSSKAKDSQTKTAK, from the coding sequence ATGAAGAAAATCGTACCATTTTTTATCCTATTGATTCTTCTGATCGGCTGCGAAAAGGAGCTTGTCAAAGAACCAAAAAACCTAATTCCGAAAGAGAAAATGGTGGATATAATGTATGATTTGTCGCTTTTGGATGGAATGAAAGTGCAGGATCCGACTCTGGTAGACTCCTTAAAAATCAGTACGAACCAATACCTCTACAAAAAATATAAAATCGACAGTGTACAATTTGCGCAGAGTAATATCTATTATGCCGCCGATTATAAAGCGTATGAAAAAATGTATAATCAGGTTAAGGCGAGAATTGATAAAAATAAATTGGAGATTACAGCCCTTGTAAAAGCAAAAGCCAAAAAAGATAGTTTAGCAGCAGTTCGCAAGAAAAAATTACAATTAAAAAAAGAAGCCGACTCCATTAAAAAGGCTAAAAAAGACTTAAAAGTAAAAAAAGAAGTCGATTCTCTGAAAAAATCAAAAACAAGCCAATCTTCAAAAGCAAAAGATTCGCAAACGAAAACTGCGAAATAA
- a CDS encoding polyprenol monophosphomannose synthase — translation MNDCIVIIPTYNEIENIESIIRAVLSQHKPFHILVIDDNSPDHTADKVSMLQSEFEGRLFLEKRVGKLGLGTAYVHGFRWALEHNYSYIFEMDADFSHNPNDLEKLYDACHFGGADLAIGSRYVTGVNVVNWPLSRVLMSYFASVYVRFITGMQIHDATAGFICYKSEVLAGINLDKIKFVGYAFQIEMKYRTFCKKFDITEVPIIFTDRTKGQSKMSSAIFKEAVFGVIALRIKKLFNTL, via the coding sequence ATGAATGATTGTATTGTTATAATTCCTACCTATAACGAAATTGAAAACATCGAAAGTATAATTAGGGCTGTGCTATCGCAACACAAACCATTTCATATCCTTGTAATCGATGACAACTCACCAGACCACACCGCCGACAAAGTTAGTATGCTTCAATCTGAATTTGAAGGTAGATTATTTTTAGAAAAAAGGGTCGGTAAATTGGGCTTAGGAACAGCTTATGTTCACGGTTTTAGATGGGCTTTAGAGCACAATTACAGTTATATTTTCGAAATGGACGCCGATTTTTCGCATAATCCTAATGATTTAGAAAAATTATACGATGCTTGTCATTTTGGCGGAGCAGATTTAGCCATAGGCTCGCGGTATGTCACTGGAGTCAATGTGGTAAACTGGCCGTTGAGTCGTGTTTTGATGTCCTATTTTGCTTCGGTTTATGTGCGGTTTATAACCGGGATGCAAATTCACGATGCCACGGCAGGATTCATTTGTTATAAAAGTGAAGTTTTGGCGGGAATCAATTTAGATAAAATAAAATTTGTGGGCTATGCTTTTCAAATCGAGATGAAATACCGAACTTTTTGCAAGAAATTTGATATTACAGAAGTTCCGATTATTTTTACCGATAGGACCAAGGGGCAATCCAAAATGAGCTCAGCAATTTTTAAAGAAGCTGTTTTTGGAGTAATTGCTTTGCGAATAAAAAAATTATTTAACACCTTATAA
- the tyrS gene encoding tyrosine--tRNA ligase produces MKNFIEEVTWRGMLHDVMPGTEEHLMEEIRVAYVGIDPTADSLHIGHLVGVMLLKHFQISGHKPLALVGGATGMIGDPSGKSNERNLLDEATLRHNQEAIKGQLARFLDFTSDAPNAAELVNNYDWMKTFSFLDFIRDVGKHITVNYMMAKDSVKKRLSSEAAEGMSFTEFTYQLVQGYDFLHLYRDKKCTLQMGGSDQWGNITTGTELVRRIASGKAYALTCPLITKADGTKFGKSEGGNIWLDAARTSPYKFYQYWLNTSDVDAEKYIKIFTFLSKEEIEDLTEKHSESPHLRLLQKRLAEEITIMVHSKEDLENAIKASGILFGNATAEDLKQLDQATFLEVFDGVPQAEIAQSEIENGINIVDVLNEKTGFLKSNGEARRALTANSISVNREKVTEEFVLSTKDLINNQFVLLQSGKKNYFVVRVK; encoded by the coding sequence ATGAAAAATTTTATTGAAGAAGTGACTTGGAGAGGAATGCTCCACGATGTAATGCCCGGCACCGAAGAACATTTGATGGAAGAAATACGCGTGGCGTATGTGGGGATTGACCCAACTGCCGATTCATTGCATATAGGACATTTGGTTGGTGTGATGTTGTTGAAACATTTTCAAATATCAGGGCATAAACCATTGGCTTTGGTCGGTGGGGCGACAGGAATGATTGGAGATCCATCTGGAAAATCGAACGAAAGAAATTTGTTGGATGAAGCTACTTTGCGTCACAACCAAGAAGCCATAAAAGGGCAATTGGCCCGATTTTTAGATTTCACTTCCGATGCGCCGAACGCGGCCGAGTTGGTGAACAATTACGACTGGATGAAGACTTTTTCTTTTCTGGACTTCATTCGTGATGTTGGAAAGCATATCACGGTTAATTATATGATGGCCAAAGATTCGGTAAAGAAACGTTTGTCGTCCGAAGCTGCCGAGGGGATGTCATTTACCGAGTTTACCTATCAATTGGTGCAAGGCTACGACTTTTTGCATTTGTATAGAGATAAAAAATGTACACTTCAAATGGGCGGAAGCGATCAATGGGGGAATATCACTACTGGAACCGAATTAGTGCGACGAATTGCCAGTGGTAAAGCTTACGCATTGACTTGCCCATTAATCACCAAAGCCGATGGGACCAAGTTTGGTAAATCCGAAGGCGGAAATATTTGGTTGGATGCTGCTCGAACTTCACCCTATAAATTTTACCAATATTGGCTCAACACTTCCGATGTGGATGCCGAAAAATACATCAAGATTTTTACTTTTTTATCCAAAGAAGAAATTGAAGATTTAACTGAAAAACATAGTGAATCGCCACATTTGCGTTTGTTGCAAAAACGCTTGGCTGAAGAAATTACAATTATGGTGCATTCAAAAGAAGATTTAGAAAATGCGATTAAAGCGTCGGGAATTCTTTTTGGAAATGCGACAGCCGAAGATTTGAAACAATTGGACCAAGCTACTTTCTTAGAAGTTTTTGATGGAGTTCCTCAAGCGGAAATCGCACAATCTGAAATTGAAAATGGAATAAATATAGTTGACGTTTTAAACGAAAAAACTGGATTTTTAAAATCGAATGGCGAAGCAAGACGAGCCTTAACCGCCAATTCAATTTCGGTAAATCGCGAAAAAGTAACCGAAGAATTCGTGCTTTCGACCAAAGATTTAATCAACAATCAATTTGTATTATTGCAAAGCGGAAAGAAAAATTATTTTGTAGTTAGGGTCAAATAA
- a CDS encoding DUF4271 domain-containing protein has translation MIDTVLHFRVVENKDWATILFVIAFATIALTKSAFENRFAEFAKLIYSDKYTNVYKDGSHLNSGFTIALFFVQLISFSFFIQISLANFGYGSKTDWILFIQIITFLIYFVFSKFLIEKIIATAFSIEEIIEQFNLQKVTFRTYIGIFLLPINIILFYYDAVSREFMLVLISILLISSVLTYLVSIKNYQNIIFSKLFYFILYLCALEIAPYYFMYYWFTKGIA, from the coding sequence ATGATTGATACTGTACTTCATTTTAGGGTTGTTGAAAACAAAGATTGGGCAACCATCTTGTTTGTCATTGCATTTGCCACCATTGCATTGACTAAATCAGCGTTTGAAAATCGATTTGCTGAATTTGCCAAATTGATTTATTCTGACAAATACACCAATGTGTACAAAGACGGAAGCCATCTTAATAGTGGATTTACCATCGCCTTATTTTTTGTCCAACTCATTTCTTTTTCCTTTTTTATTCAAATTTCTTTGGCCAACTTTGGTTACGGCTCTAAAACAGATTGGATTTTATTTATTCAAATAATTACGTTCCTCATCTATTTTGTTTTCTCAAAATTTTTAATCGAAAAAATCATCGCAACCGCCTTCAGCATTGAAGAAATTATAGAACAATTCAACCTTCAGAAAGTAACTTTCAGAACATACATAGGGATATTCTTATTGCCAATTAACATTATTCTGTTTTATTACGATGCGGTTTCAAGAGAATTTATGCTAGTATTAATATCTATACTCCTGATTTCAAGTGTTTTAACCTATTTGGTATCAATAAAAAATTATCAAAATATAATATTTAGTAAGTTGTTTTATTTTATTTTATATCTTTGCGCTCTCGAAATAGCACCGTATTATTTCATGTATTATTGGTTTACAAAAGGTATTGCTTAG
- a CDS encoding NAD-dependent epimerase/dehydratase family protein, with translation MVLVTGGTGLVGSHLLLHLIENGESVCAIYRKLPTIQKTKKLFSYYKKENLFEKINWIEADILDVPSLEIAFENVDYVYHCAAFISFDPKDEDVIRKTNIEGTANIVNFCLAKNVKKLCFISSIAALGDLKENEKIITEETEWNPEKSHTDYAISKFGAEMEIWRGQQEGLNSVIVNPGVILGPRIWEEGSGIFFKKIQNGFPFYFKGTTGFVAVTDVVQIMTQLMKSEVKNERFALVANTISFRELFNSMADALKVKRPAVHISSFATKILWRIDWFFSTFFRTKRKLDKETAIASYSKSLYSNQKIKDTLKFEFTDINRYIKENSKPS, from the coding sequence ATGGTTTTAGTCACAGGAGGAACAGGTTTAGTCGGCTCACATTTACTACTTCATTTAATTGAAAATGGAGAAAGTGTTTGTGCCATTTATCGAAAATTACCAACGATCCAAAAAACCAAAAAATTATTTTCATACTACAAAAAAGAAAATTTATTCGAAAAAATAAATTGGATTGAAGCTGACATCCTTGATGTTCCTTCTCTGGAAATTGCTTTCGAAAACGTAGATTACGTATACCACTGCGCTGCATTTATTTCATTCGACCCTAAAGATGAAGATGTAATACGAAAAACAAATATTGAAGGAACTGCCAATATCGTTAATTTTTGCCTTGCCAAAAACGTAAAAAAACTTTGTTTCATAAGTTCAATTGCCGCTCTTGGTGATTTGAAAGAAAACGAAAAAATCATCACCGAAGAAACCGAATGGAATCCCGAAAAATCGCATACTGACTACGCCATTTCGAAATTTGGTGCCGAAATGGAAATTTGGCGCGGGCAGCAGGAAGGCCTTAATAGCGTGATTGTAAATCCTGGAGTTATTCTTGGACCCCGGATTTGGGAAGAAGGAAGCGGCATTTTTTTTAAGAAAATACAAAATGGATTCCCGTTTTATTTCAAAGGAACTACCGGATTTGTTGCCGTAACCGATGTAGTGCAAATTATGACACAACTGATGAAAAGTGAAGTAAAAAACGAACGGTTTGCACTAGTAGCGAACACCATCAGCTTTCGAGAATTGTTTAATTCAATGGCCGATGCGCTAAAAGTAAAAAGACCTGCAGTGCATATTAGTTCATTCGCAACCAAAATTTTGTGGAGAATCGATTGGTTTTTTTCGACTTTTTTTAGAACAAAAAGAAAATTGGATAAAGAAACTGCTATCGCTTCGTATTCAAAAAGTTTATATTCGAACCAAAAAATCAAAGACACTTTGAAATTCGAATTTACCGATATCAATCGCTATATAAAGGAGAATTCAAAACCATCATAA
- a CDS encoding leucine--tRNA ligase, translated as MKYNPNEIEAKWQKHWAENQTFAAENNSEKPKYYVLDMFPYPSGAGLHVGHPLGYIASDVYSRYKRHRGFNVLHPMGYDSFGLPAEQYAIQTGQRPEDTTSVNIDGGVDKEGNKIAGYRKQLDKIGFSFDWSREVRTSNPDYYKHTQWIFIQLFNSWYNKNTDKAEDISTLISIFETEGNSPETSGLNAVCDDNISVFSSSEWNAFSPEDQQKILLQYRLTYLAETEVNWCPGLGTVLANDEIVNGVSERGGFPVIRKKMTQWSMRISAYAERLLQGLDTIDWSESIKESQRNWIGKSVGAMVDFRLQNSESSISVFTTRPDTIFGVTFMTLAPEHELVAQITTPEQKAEVEAYVEKTAKRSERERMADVKTISGVFTGAYAEHPFTKEPIPVWIGDYVLAGYGTGAVMAVPCGDERDYAFANFFKGNPEASGGMQPIKNIFDKDISEAAFGAKEGFQLIDSDFLNGLGYKEGTKKIIEELEKIGQGKGKINYRLRDAVFSRQRYWGEPFPVYYVNGLPQMIEAKHLPIVLPEVEKYLPTEDGLPPLGNAAVWAWDSVQCSVVSTQLIDNKTIFPLELNTMPGWAGSSWYWMRYMDAHNDGEFAGQDALKYWESVDLYIGGSEHATGHLLYSRFWNKFLKDKGFAPTEEPFKKLINQGMILGTSAFVYRLSYGIADGHSNNSEFNNLKGIYFSHSSIKELNKFFDSVDYGNEVFIDFKPDGAYYNPYKINNEVLNNLSKEFFKITNSSLDSIRIYENSFDKLHTDVSFVNSSDELDVEAFKNWREEYKDAKFICEENGKYIVGREIEKMSKSKYNVVTPDDICNEYGADTLRLYEMFLGPLEQAKPWNTAGISGVFGFLKKLWRLYFDDNGLIVTNDTPTKDNLKSLHKTIKKVAEDIEGFSFNTSVSQFMICVNELSTQNCHSRAILEPLAILISPYAPHIAEELWAQLGNTGSISTVAFPVFEEKHLVESEKEYPVSFNGKMRFTMTLPLDLTKEQIEEIVMKDERTLKQLDGKTPNKVIIVPGKIINLVG; from the coding sequence ATGAAATACAATCCGAACGAAATCGAAGCCAAATGGCAAAAACATTGGGCAGAAAATCAAACTTTTGCAGCTGAAAACAACTCCGAAAAGCCAAAATATTATGTTTTGGATATGTTTCCGTATCCATCTGGAGCGGGATTGCACGTGGGGCATCCGCTGGGTTACATCGCTTCGGATGTGTATTCGAGATACAAAAGACATCGTGGTTTCAATGTTTTGCACCCAATGGGCTATGACAGTTTTGGATTGCCAGCCGAACAATATGCAATTCAAACGGGTCAACGCCCAGAAGACACCACTTCAGTAAATATTGATGGTGGCGTGGACAAAGAAGGAAACAAAATTGCCGGTTACCGCAAACAATTGGATAAAATTGGATTTTCGTTTGATTGGAGCCGTGAAGTGCGTACTTCAAATCCTGATTATTACAAACACACGCAGTGGATTTTCATCCAATTATTCAACTCTTGGTACAATAAAAACACCGACAAAGCTGAGGATATTTCGACTTTGATTTCCATTTTTGAAACAGAAGGAAATAGTCCCGAAACTTCGGGATTAAATGCAGTTTGCGACGACAATATTTCTGTTTTTTCGTCAAGCGAATGGAATGCATTTTCTCCTGAAGACCAACAAAAAATACTATTACAATATAGATTAACCTATTTGGCCGAAACCGAAGTGAATTGGTGTCCCGGACTAGGAACGGTTTTAGCGAATGACGAAATTGTAAACGGCGTTTCAGAACGTGGTGGATTTCCGGTTATTCGCAAGAAAATGACCCAATGGAGTATGCGAATTTCCGCTTATGCAGAACGTTTGTTACAAGGTTTAGATACAATAGATTGGAGCGAAAGCATCAAGGAAAGCCAGAGAAACTGGATTGGAAAAAGTGTGGGAGCGATGGTCGATTTCAGATTGCAGAATTCAGAAAGCAGTATTTCAGTTTTTACTACAAGACCCGACACGATTTTTGGAGTTACGTTTATGACTCTAGCACCGGAACACGAATTGGTAGCTCAAATCACCACGCCTGAACAAAAAGCGGAAGTGGAAGCCTATGTCGAAAAAACCGCAAAACGTTCTGAAAGAGAGCGTATGGCGGATGTAAAAACCATTTCGGGTGTTTTCACGGGAGCCTATGCCGAGCATCCGTTTACCAAAGAACCGATTCCGGTTTGGATTGGTGATTACGTTCTCGCAGGTTACGGAACGGGCGCTGTGATGGCGGTTCCTTGCGGCGACGAAAGAGATTATGCTTTTGCCAATTTCTTCAAAGGCAATCCCGAGGCTTCGGGAGGAATGCAACCCATTAAAAACATTTTTGATAAAGACATTTCAGAAGCAGCTTTTGGAGCCAAAGAAGGTTTTCAATTGATAGATTCTGATTTTTTAAATGGATTAGGATACAAAGAAGGAACTAAGAAAATAATCGAAGAATTAGAAAAAATAGGTCAAGGAAAAGGAAAAATAAATTACCGTTTGCGTGATGCCGTTTTCTCTCGCCAAAGATATTGGGGAGAGCCGTTTCCGGTATATTATGTGAATGGTTTGCCACAAATGATTGAGGCGAAACATTTGCCAATCGTTTTGCCGGAAGTTGAGAAATATTTGCCAACCGAAGACGGATTGCCTCCTTTAGGGAACGCTGCTGTTTGGGCTTGGGATAGTGTTCAGTGTTCAGTGGTCAGTACGCAGTTGATTGACAATAAAACAATATTTCCTTTAGAATTGAACACAATGCCAGGTTGGGCAGGAAGTTCTTGGTATTGGATGCGTTATATGGATGCGCACAACGACGGAGAATTTGCCGGTCAAGATGCCTTGAAATATTGGGAAAGCGTGGATTTATACATTGGCGGAAGCGAACACGCCACCGGTCACTTATTGTATTCCCGTTTTTGGAACAAATTCCTAAAAGACAAAGGTTTTGCACCAACCGAAGAACCATTCAAAAAACTGATTAATCAGGGAATGATTTTGGGAACTAGTGCTTTTGTTTATAGGCTTTCATATGGAATAGCAGATGGTCATTCAAACAACTCAGAATTTAATAATTTAAAAGGAATTTATTTTTCACATTCTTCTATAAAAGAATTAAATAAGTTTTTTGATAGTGTTGATTATGGAAATGAAGTATTTATAGATTTTAAGCCTGATGGAGCTTATTATAACCCATATAAGATTAATAATGAAGTTCTTAACAATTTAAGTAAAGAGTTTTTTAAAATAACAAACTCAAGTTTAGATTCAATAAGAATTTATGAAAATTCTTTTGATAAATTACATACTGATGTTTCATTTGTAAATTCTTCAGATGAACTAGATGTTGAGGCTTTTAAAAATTGGCGAGAAGAATATAAAGATGCAAAATTCATTTGTGAAGAAAACGGCAAATATATTGTAGGTCGCGAAATCGAAAAAATGTCGAAATCCAAATACAATGTGGTAACTCCTGATGATATTTGTAACGAGTACGGAGCCGATACCTTGCGTTTGTACGAAATGTTTTTAGGGCCATTGGAACAAGCGAAACCTTGGAATACAGCAGGAATTTCAGGAGTTTTTGGTTTTCTTAAAAAATTATGGCGTTTGTATTTTGACGATAATGGTTTAATTGTAACCAACGACACGCCAACAAAAGACAACTTAAAATCATTGCACAAAACCATCAAAAAAGTGGCAGAAGATATCGAAGGGTTCTCTTTCAACACTTCGGTTTCACAGTTTATGATTTGTGTGAATGAATTGTCAACTCAAAATTGTCATTCTCGTGCCATTTTAGAACCCTTAGCGATTTTGATTTCGCCTTATGCGCCACACATCGCCGAGGAATTATGGGCTCAATTAGGGAATACAGGTTCGATTTCAACGGTGGCATTCCCTGTTTTTGAAGAAAAGCATTTGGTAGAATCAGAGAAGGAATATCCAGTTTCATTCAACGGAAAAATGCGGTTTACAATGACTTTGCCTTTGGATTTAACCAAGGAACAAATCGAGGAAATCGTAATGAAAGACGAAAGAACTTTGAAACAATTGGACGGAAAAACACCAAACAAAGTAATAATCGTTCCCGGGAAAATCATCAATTTGGTGGGATAA